CGATCCACAGAAGCTCAGGGAAACCATGGAGATAGAGCTTAACTCCTTTGAAGAGCATGCAAAGGCAAGCGCCGAAGTTTTCGAGGCAGCCGGGGGCTTTGCTCCCACCATCGGCATCATAGGCGCTGTCCTCGGTCTTATCCACGTCATGAACAACCTGTCCGATTCTTCCAAGCTGGGCGCCGGCATCGCGGTAGCTTTCGTCGCCACCATTTACGGCCTGATGACGGCCAATATCATCTGCATTCCAATCAGCACCAAGCTGAAACTGCGGCTTAAGGAGGCGATTCTGCAGAAGGAGATGGTCATAGAAGGGCTGATCGCCATTCAGAATGGGGAGAACCCCCATTTTATCGAGCAGAAGCTGCGTGCCTACCTGCCGGAAGGTGGAGCCGGCGCCAAGAAGGGCAAATAGATGGCCCGAAAAAAGAAACCTGAAAAAGAAGCGAATATGGAGCGGTGGATGGTTTCATATGCCGACTTCATAACACTGCTTTTTGCCGTCTTCGTCACCCTTTATGCCATGAGTCAGACCGACAAGAAAAAGGCGGAGGAAGTTGTTGAATCCTTGCGGGAGTCATTCGGCTACAGCAAGAGTTCTTCCTCTCCAAAGCCCCGGGTCATTGATTCAGGCAATATCAACATCATTCCCAATATGCGGCCCCAGTCCCTCCCGCAAAAAGCGGTCAAGAGCGGCAAAACCAAGTCCCATGCCGAAGAAAAGGATTTCAAGGCGGTCAAGGCTGCCATCGAGGCCTATTTGCTGAAAACGGGCGCCCAGGATAAGGTCAGCGTCGAGATCAACCGCCGGGGGTTGGTGGTCAGCCTCAAGGAGGCAGGGTTTTTTGACTCGGGGAGTGCCATTGTGCAGCAGAGCGCTTACAGTCTCCTTGCCCATGTGGCCGAGTCCCTGGTCAATTACACGAACCCGGTCAGGGTGGAAGGGCATACGGACAATGTGCCCATCAACTCCAGGACATTCCCCTCCAATTGGGAACTGTCCACGGCAAGAGCCACCAATCTGGTCCAGTACCTGATCAAGTATTACGAGTTTGAGCCGGAAAAAATTTCGGCAACGGGCTTCGGCGAGTACAGGCCGGTGGCTGACAACACCACTGTCGATGGGAGAAGCAAGAACAGGCGGGTCGATATAGTGCTGCTGTCGGTGGAGAGTGAAAGGGGAGAACCTTAAACTGGTGATTGGTGATTTGTGATTTGTGATTTGTGATTGGTGAGGGTCATTGCGGCTGTTTTTGCCGGGTAGTCTGGGCGGGAAAGAGCCGTTTTCTTCTTTAGCGGATGGGGACGATGCGGTCCTGGCTTAGCTGCAGCAGTCTTCTTTGCTCACTGAATATAAAGGAGATGATGGTCTCCCGCTCCCTTTCGTTGATGTGAATAAAACGCGTGGCGACCCTGTATTGGGTCCCCTTTTCCCAACGCAGGGTGATTTCGTTGCAGCGCACAACCTCTGCCACGGTGCGGATGATCCGCGAAGGGACCAGAGGAAGAAAAAGATCAATTCCCATCAGTGTCCCCGGAGCCACCGCTTCGGGCAGCTTCAAACGAATACCTCCACCGCTGAGATTCATTTCCATTGGCAGAAGGTCTTCGCCATCCCGCCATTCCACTACCTTAAAACCATCACCGAACGGCTCCAACTGCAGCTCCGGCAGTGACAAACAGCGCCCTCTTTCAGCATTCCATTCTTCTTCTACAATCGAAAGCGGCTGATTTTTCAATACCCGGTATTCCACCGGCATGACCAGATCCAGTCTGAAGTAATCCCGCCGTTGCTGCTCAATTATCGGCCCGACCAGCTTTGCCTGTAGTTTGTTGCCGGAATCGACTTTTTCAAGCCTGCCGTTACAACGGTAATGGGCCCATCCGGTCCAGTAGGTGACATAAAACTCCGTACCGATTTCCACTTCCGAGCTGTCCGGTAATCCATCCCCGATCAGCTCGATGGAGAGAAGATCCGAATTGATGGCTGTGACAATGGCATTACTTTCGAGGAGTTTCTTGTCCAGGAGGCGGACGGCAGCATTTATCTGCTGGTCCGGTTTGAAATGATCTTCGTATTTGACGGTTGTTGCAGTCATGGGCTGGCGTTCCCCTAGGGTGTTCTGTCCATAGGCTTGAAAATGTTAACACATCTTCCCAAACGCAGCAATTATTTACTACAAGGTATTTAATTATCTCAGGCGATTAACGCGGCGCAATCGCCCCCCAGTCCAGTCAAATTTATGACAGAATTCGCTGGCCTTGTAGATCCGTACAGTAGTGCCATTTGGCCCGGCTGGTATGGTAGTTGCTATTTACCTGGCGAAAAGTCATCATTGAGAGGTTCAGTCGATGAAAGTATCCATGCCTTCCGGTTCCGCCCATGGCTGGGGAATAGCCGGGGAATACCTGGCGAGGGAGATAATAAAACTGCCACCGGTCGATGGTGTTACGCTCCACTGTATCGGAGGGGTCGATCTCAAGCCTCTGGACCCCCAGGCCTGGGACAGGATCAACATCGGTTACACTTTTTTCGAGGACGATATCGAAGTGCTGCGCCATACCAGGCGGGCTGCCGCTGAGTGGGATCACATCGTTGCCGGTTCCAGCTGGTGCGAACAGCATCTGCGCATCGGCGGCATCAGAAATACCAGCACCATTCTTCAGGGGATCGACCCCGCCAATTTCTCCCCTTCTCCCCCACGGCCCGATGACGGACGTTTCATCGTCTTCTCCGGCGGCAAGTTCGAGAGTCGCAAATCACAGGATATTGTCATTGCTGCCATGAAGATACTAATGGCCCGCCATTCCGATCTGTGGCTCTCCTGCGCCTGGTACAACCACTGGCCCTTTTCCATGGCCACCATGCAGGGCTCACGCTACATCAGCTATCGCCATCTTGAAGAGGACTGCATGGGCCTTTTACGCAGGACCCTGCAGGAAAACGGCCTTCCCATGGACCGAATCATCCTGCATCCCCTGTTGGATAACGCCCGGATGAGAAATGTCTATGTGGACACTGATATGGGGCTGTTCCCCAACCGTTGCGAGGGGGGGAATAACATGGTCATGTCAGAATACATGGCCTGCGGCAGGACAGCAGTCGCATCAGACGCCAGTGGCCAGGGAGACATAATTACCACAGAAAATGCGTTCCCCCTGACCAGCTACGAGCCGCTCCTTATCAGCCGCAGCGGGGTCCCTTCCGCCATCTGGTTTGAACCCTCCCTGGAGGAGGTGGTGGAAAAGCTGGGGTTTGCTTTGCTCAACAGGGGCGAAATACGTGCCAGGAGCATCCGTGCCGGAGAAGATTTGCAGCGCTTGCGCTGGGATAGAGCTGCCGAGCAGTTTCATGGCCTTGCCTGCAAACTTGCAGGAAAGGGCCGAGAGTCATTGACGGTCAGAGTGCATCAGGCATCGCTGGGAGAGCCTTTGACCGCAGACGACTATCTGCGGGAGGGTCGGGCACTTCTCGACAGCGGCAATCCGGCACTGGCCGAGGCACGTTTGCTGAAGGCACGCGCTCTGAATCCATTCTCCGCAGAAGTTTACAATTGCCTGGCAGGCGCCATGGATGCACAGGAACGTCATCAGCAAGCGCTGGGCTACTACCAGAAGGCCCTTTCCCTGCTGCCTGACTCGGCAGTGATCAACTTCAACATGGGCAATACCATGAAAAAGCTGGAGAGGCCTATAGAGGCTACAGCATATTACCGGGAGGCCCTGAAAACGGACCCCGATTTTGCCGAAGCCCATTATAATCTGGGGCTGGTTCTGCAGGGGCAGCGGCTTTTCGACCAGGCTCTGGATGAATACGAGCGGGCGCTGGCCCTGAGGCCGGCTCATGCCGGCACCCTGCATAACATGGGAGATATCTTGCAGGACCGTGGCCAAGTGGAACAGGCGGTTGCCTGCTATGACAAAGTGCTGGCACTGGATCCGCAACTGGCCAATACCCACAACTCCCTGGGCAATGCCCTTCTCTGCCAGGAAAAATATCCGGAGGCGATTGCCGCCTATGAGCGTGCCATGGCCATCGATCCTGACAATCCGATGATCCACAACAACCTTGGAGCCGCTTTCAAAGACAAAGGCGACCTGGATCAGGCCATCGCCTGCCATCGCCGGGCCCTGGCGCTGGAGCCGGGGAATGCCGATGCCCACTGGAACCTGTCCCTGGCTTGCCTTATGAAAGGGGCGTTCATGGAAGGCTGGCAGGGTTATGAATGGCGCTGGGAAAAGAGCATACCGGTGCCGCGCCGAGAGCTGCCGCTTCCTCTCTGGGACGGGGAGCCCTTGGGGGGCAAGAAGATCATTCTTGTCTCCGAACAGGGGGCCGGGGATGTTTTTCAATTTGTACGTTATGCCGCCTTGGTCGCAGGCAGGGGAGGTACTGTTCTGATCGAATGTCAGAGTGCAGCCCTGAAGCCGGTCCTGGAACGGGTGCCGATGGTGAGGGAAGCCTTTGTCGCGGGAGAAACGCTGCCACAGGCTGATTGCTATTTCCCCCTCATGAGTCTGCCGCTGCTGTTCGGCACCACACTGGAAAGCATTCCGGCAGACGTTCCATACTTGATCCTGGATCCGGCCCGCCTGGAGAGCTTCCAGCGAAGGATGGGGGGCGATGGTGGTCTTAAGGTGGGGATCGTCTGGGCCGGTAGACAGAACCTGGTGCGCAACCGCAAGCGGACCTGCGGTTTGGAGGTTTTTGCCCCCCTGGCCGAAATTCCAGGGGTCTTCGTCTACAGCCTGCAGATAGGCCCCGATGCAGACCAGGCTACTCCATGGGTAGCCCAGGGCAAGCTGGTCGACTTGACGCCGCACATAAGGGATTTTGCCGACACCGCCGCCCTCATATCCAATCTGGATCTTGTCGTCACCATCGATACTTCGGTTGCCCATCTGGCAGGGGCACTGGCCCGGCCGGTGTGGACCCTGCTCCACTATGCTCCCGACTGGCGTTGGATGCTCGAGCGCAGCGACAGCCCCTGGTACCCGACCATGCGGCTCTTCCGACAAAAACAGCCGGGAGATTGGCAGGGGGTAATGGTGGAGGTGAAGAAGGCCCTGCAGGAGATGCTGCCTTGACCAGTGCCGAAGACTTTTACCGTTCGGGCAATGCCAACGCCACCCGAGGAGATTACGACGGGGCCATTGCCGCCTATCTGCAGGCGCTGCAGCTTGCTCCACGGCAGCCTGCAGTTCTCAATAACCTGGGTCTCGCCTATGTTGAGAGTGGACGCCTTGATGAGGCCAAGGTCATCTTCGAACGATTCATCGCCCTGGACCCGGAAAACGCCGAGCCGTGGAACAACCTGGCCGTTGTCGTGCAGATGGCTGGAGACCTGGAGACGGCGACGGAGCTTTTCCGCAAGGCCCTTGCCCTCAATCCACAGTATGCCGAGGCTTGGTACAACCTGGGCTTTGCCCTGGAAGAACAGCGGAACTGGTCGGATGCCATAACCTGCAACCGGAGGGCGATTCTTGTCCGTACCGATTATGCTGAGGCACACTTCAACCTGGCGCTGCTGCATCTCCTCACCGGGAAATTTCACGAGGGCTGGCAGGAATACGAGTGGCGCTGGGTGACCAAGGGCTTCAGTACCCCCAGGAGACATTTCGCCCAGCCCCAGTGGGATGGCAGCCCTTTTCCTGGCCGGACGCTGCTGGTCCATATGGAACAGGGCTTTGGCGACATAATTCAATTCATTCGTTACGTACCCATGGTTGCAGGTCGTGGAGGAGGGGTCATTGTGGCTGGCCCTCCCGAGTTGAGGGGATTGCTGGCAAGCGTGGACGGGGTGGACAGGGTGCTGGTCGACGGCGATACCTGGCCCGAATTTCACCTGCATATACCCTTGATGTCGCTGCCGCTGGTTCTGGGGACTGAACTGGAGACTATTCCGGGGCAAGTGCCCTACCTGCAGCCTGAACAGCAGAAGGTGAAGGATTGGGCGCTACGGCTTGAGAGTGATCGTGGATTCAAGGTGGGACTGGTCTGGTCGGGCCGGCTGAATACGGAGAAAAACCGCCGCCGTGCCTGTCCTCTGGAGTACTTTGCATCCCTGTTCGGCATCGCCGGGATCAGCTGGTATACGCTGCAGATGGGGGAAGGAAGAGAGCAGCTGGAAACGGTGCCTTTCGGCGGCCAGATCAGGGATCTGACTTCCCTGATTAAGGACTTTGGTGATACAGCCGCGTTCATTGCCAATCTGGACCTGATCATATCCATCGATACCTCGGTATGTCATTTGGCCGGAGCTTTGGGAAAGGAGGTGTGGACACTGCTTTGCCGGTCTGCTGACTGGCGCTGGCTCCTGGATCGCAACGACAGTCCCTGGTATCCGGCCATGCGCTTGTTCCGTCAGGAGCAGACGGGGGACTGGTCATCGGTCATGGCGCGGGTGGAGGACGCTCTTCAAGAGTGCGCCGCTCCCCGTCTGAAACTCTACTTCTACCGTTCGGGGATTGATTATTTGCTGCCCCCTTTGCTCCATGCAATGAAAATCCCCCTGCTCTATGACGATCCCCAGGGGCGGCAGGAGGTTGAGGGCACCCGTTACGATGTGCTGAGCATCTGGCAGGAAGATGAACTGGGCAAGCCTGTCTCACCATGCCGGGATAGCTATGATGAGGTCGATTCACCTGCAGATGCAGATTTCATCGTATTCCCCGAGCGGATCGACGAGCTGCTGGAGAATTTCGGCGGGGAGGGTACGGCTCGCTTTCTTCACCAGCTTCCCCATTTTGCCACCCACGAGGAGAAGCATGTCTTTCTGACCGTTCACGACAACAGTGATCCGTTGGGCATCAAATCGGTCATCTTCAGGACCAGTGCCTCTGCCTTCAATGCCGACCCTTGTACCTACGTTTTCCCTTACCGCACTGAGGACTTTAGCCGCTACCTCCACTACGACCTTGCCCGCATGGATTATCATACCGGTTTTATAGGTTTTACCGGCTCCAGTCCAATACGTAGCCTCCTCATGGACAGCATAATGAGGGAGAAACGCCTGGTCAGCTATCTGGACACAAGCGAGCGCTTCTACGGCCATTTCCCGGAGAACGAGTTACCCCGCCGAAGGGCACGGTTCCTGGAATATATGGCCCGGTCCCTTACGGTACTCTGCCCCCGCGGCACAGGAGAAAATACCTTCCGTTTTTTCGAAGCCATGTCCATGGGACGGATCCCGGTTCTTGTGGGTGATGGCTGTATCCTGCCATTTGCTTCCCATATTGACTATGACGCCTTCATCATGAGAATTCCTGAGCAGGATGTATACCGGGCCGGTCAGCTGCTTTACGAGTGGATATCGCGACAGAGCGAGACTGAGCTCCTTGGCCGCTGTCGCCGGGCCAGACAGGTCTGGGAAAAGTATTGCCGCTATTCCAGGATCAGCCCCATGCTGCTGGGCATGTTGCAGCGGCATAAACAACGTCTTGTCAAAGATGAAAGAAAAAAAATGTAAGCAGGTGATTTTTCTCCTCAAGTTACCCGACCCAACACCGAAGAGATTTCTAAATGCAGAATGTGAGACCGGTCACCGGGGCCACGAAGAATCGTGAGCCTCGACTGCATCAACGGCAAGCCGGGTAACCGGCGCAACAATCGGCAAGAATGCCGAAAAAACCTAGAAAAGGAGAATCACCATGGCTATCAACGACGTATCATTGACCGCAGGCATGAGAAGTAATCTTCTTACCATGCAGAAAACTTCCGATCTTCTCAACCGTACCCAGGACCGTCTCTCTTCAGGCAAAAAAGTTAACTCCGCACTCGACAATCCGACCAACTACTTTGCTGCCCAGAGCTATTCACAGCGCGCCGGCGACCTCGATGCCCGTAAAGACGGTATGAGCGAGGCAGTTCAGCAGGTAAAAGCCGCCAACGCAGGTATTACAGCTATCACAAGCCTGATTGAGTCCGCCAAAGGTCTTGCAACTTCGGCTCTTTCCACTTCCAACACGACAACCCGCGCCAGCTTGGCTGGCCAGTACGATACGTTACGTCAACAGATCGACAAACTGGCCTCCGACTCCTCCTATGGCGGAAAGAACTTGCTGCAAAACCAGAATATCACCGTCAACTTCAATGAAGACGCAACTTCAACGCTGTCAGTTTCCGGGTTCAGCGCCAACTCTACGGGCCTTGCCATGAGCGCAAACTCAAACAGCTGGTCCGCCGATACCGATATCAGCAGCGACTCCGGCAAGATGGATTCGGCTATCACGACCCTGCGGTCCAAAACCCAGACCCTGTCGGCTAACCTGAACATCATTACTACCCGCCAGGATTTCACCAGCAGCATGATCAACACCTTGAGCACCGGTGCGGATAACCTGACCCTGGCCGATATGAACCAGGAAGGCGCCAACATGCTGATGCTGCAGACCCGTCAGTCTTTGGGTACCACAGCCCTGAGCCTTTCTTCTCAGGCAGCACAGTCAATACTCCGGTTGTTCTAATAATAACGGCAGAATCGGGTGGAGGGGAGAATTTCCCTCCACCTCTTTTTTTTAGGGGGTGACTCCATGGCCATACAACCCATAAACAATGACCCTGTGCTGTCAAATTTGACCCGCACAACGGCTACAGGTCAAACAGTTGACGCACAAAACGGAATGCTGAAGAAAAACAATGCTGCGGGGGATTCCGTGGCATTTGTTGCTTCAGGAGAGGCAAAATCGGAGTTCGCCCGGATCAACTCCACCAAGGAAGCTATTGCTGTAGCGGCCAGGGCCATTCATGCCGCTGATGAGGTGATGGATGCCGTCGGCAAGAACCTGTCAAAAATGAAGGAGAGCCTGGAAACAATCGTCAAGAACTATCCCCCCTTTCCCCATGGCAGTGATGAGCGGATCAAACTCCTGATGAGCTATAACTCCCTGCGCAAGCAGATCGACGATCTGACAATGCCGCCACCGCCACCCGATGGCACGGAGTATGCTAAAATAGTGGGTGACCCGGCTATTGCCGGTACCAGTGGCATCAACGTCACCAACGAGAAGGGGGACCCGGTGAAGATCAATGCACAGGAAGTGCATACCGGTCCCACTGGTTTGGACCTCCCGATACTGCCGGACATTCCCGGAGACGATGCCACAGATGATCAGATCTATGAAGCCTTGGGCAAGCTGGACACGGCAGTTAAGACCCTTTACGAGAGACAGTCGGGACTTGCAGCGGATGCGCAGAAACTGCTGGCCTAGCCCCCGACACGGATACGGACTGCGATGGCACTGAAAATTTCCCTGAAACCCAATGAACGCATGATCATCGGCGGCGCCGTTATCAGGAATGGCGGCAAGGCCAGTGAGTTCCATGTGGAAAACAAGGTACCGATTCTTCGGGAGAAGGACATCCTGGGAGAGCAGGACGCCACCACCCCTTGCCGAAACCTGTACCTGGTCATCCAGCTCATGTATATCGATGAAGTAAACCTATCCACTTACAACAATACGTATTGGGAACTGGTGAAAGCTCTTGTCGATGCTGCTCCCAGCATGACCCCGACCCTGGACAGCATCAGCGAATGCATTGTCGGCGGGAACTATTATCAGGCACTGAAACTGACACGAGACCTAATTGACTACGAAGAGGAGCTTATCAGACATGCTGGCTAACCAGATCAAGGAATACGCGAACATTCAGAAGGAAGCATTGACCGGCCGTGAACTTGAAGCGTCAGTCCTTACCAGGGCAGCGCAGATGCTGAAGCATTGTCAGGACAACTGGAATGCGCCCGATCGGGAAAAAAAGCTGCAGGAAGCCCTCAAGTTCAACCAGAAGATCTGGAGCTTCTTTCAGGCAGAACTTTCGGTTCCGGATAACCCGCTGCCGAAAAAGCTGCGGGAAGATATCCTCAGTCTCAGTCTTTTCGTGGACAAACGGATTTTCGAGATAATTGCCTTTCCGGAATCGGAAAAATTGACCATAGTGATCGACATCAACATGAATATCGCCGCCGGCCTGAGAACAGGTCCCGGTGATGACATATGAACGGAAAAACCTGCTTGTAACAGCCCTGCATCCTGAAAGATAGCGGGGCTTTATTATTTGAGGTACTCTGCCCGATGAAAAAGAACCTGGTGATGGGTGCCGTTTCCGGATATGACTTCAGCCTGATCAGCCCTTTTGTAATATCACTTAGAAAAACGGGCTTTACCGGCGACATTTGTTTCTTTGCGTCGGGGATATCGGACCGGACTAAGCATTACCTCCGATTGCTCGATGTGCAGGTGGTGACGCTGCCCCAGGAAGAGCAGTTTGCCGGCATGGCTATCAGCATCACACGATTCATGCTCTACCAGGCGTTTCTTGCCCGGCAGGACATGGATTATGAGGGGGTAATGCTGACCGATGTGCGGGATGTGGTAT
This region of Geotalea daltonii FRC-32 genomic DNA includes:
- a CDS encoding flagellar motor protein, coding for MDIASIIGLILGFGAVIGGQILEGGHVSAIIQPTAALIVLGGTIGATFVSFPLANILNALKDARKVLFPPKDDPEAVIKNIINYAAKARRNGLISLEQEAQTVKDSFTKKGISLVVDGIDPQKLRETMEIELNSFEEHAKASAEVFEAAGGFAPTIGIIGAVLGLIHVMNNLSDSSKLGAGIAVAFVATIYGLMTANIICIPISTKLKLRLKEAILQKEMVIEGLIAIQNGENPHFIEQKLRAYLPEGGAGAKKGK
- a CDS encoding flagellar motor protein MotB; protein product: MARKKKPEKEANMERWMVSYADFITLLFAVFVTLYAMSQTDKKKAEEVVESLRESFGYSKSSSSPKPRVIDSGNINIIPNMRPQSLPQKAVKSGKTKSHAEEKDFKAVKAAIEAYLLKTGAQDKVSVEINRRGLVVSLKEAGFFDSGSAIVQQSAYSLLAHVAESLVNYTNPVRVEGHTDNVPINSRTFPSNWELSTARATNLVQYLIKYYEFEPEKISATGFGEYRPVADNTTVDGRSKNRRVDIVLLSVESERGEP
- a CDS encoding PilZ-like domain-containing protein, yielding MTATTVKYEDHFKPDQQINAAVRLLDKKLLESNAIVTAINSDLLSIELIGDGLPDSSEVEIGTEFYVTYWTGWAHYRCNGRLEKVDSGNKLQAKLVGPIIEQQRRDYFRLDLVMPVEYRVLKNQPLSIVEEEWNAERGRCLSLPELQLEPFGDGFKVVEWRDGEDLLPMEMNLSGGGIRLKLPEAVAPGTLMGIDLFLPLVPSRIIRTVAEVVRCNEITLRWEKGTQYRVATRFIHINERERETIISFIFSEQRRLLQLSQDRIVPIR
- a CDS encoding tetratricopeptide repeat protein, coding for MKVSMPSGSAHGWGIAGEYLAREIIKLPPVDGVTLHCIGGVDLKPLDPQAWDRINIGYTFFEDDIEVLRHTRRAAAEWDHIVAGSSWCEQHLRIGGIRNTSTILQGIDPANFSPSPPRPDDGRFIVFSGGKFESRKSQDIVIAAMKILMARHSDLWLSCAWYNHWPFSMATMQGSRYISYRHLEEDCMGLLRRTLQENGLPMDRIILHPLLDNARMRNVYVDTDMGLFPNRCEGGNNMVMSEYMACGRTAVASDASGQGDIITTENAFPLTSYEPLLISRSGVPSAIWFEPSLEEVVEKLGFALLNRGEIRARSIRAGEDLQRLRWDRAAEQFHGLACKLAGKGRESLTVRVHQASLGEPLTADDYLREGRALLDSGNPALAEARLLKARALNPFSAEVYNCLAGAMDAQERHQQALGYYQKALSLLPDSAVINFNMGNTMKKLERPIEATAYYREALKTDPDFAEAHYNLGLVLQGQRLFDQALDEYERALALRPAHAGTLHNMGDILQDRGQVEQAVACYDKVLALDPQLANTHNSLGNALLCQEKYPEAIAAYERAMAIDPDNPMIHNNLGAAFKDKGDLDQAIACHRRALALEPGNADAHWNLSLACLMKGAFMEGWQGYEWRWEKSIPVPRRELPLPLWDGEPLGGKKIILVSEQGAGDVFQFVRYAALVAGRGGTVLIECQSAALKPVLERVPMVREAFVAGETLPQADCYFPLMSLPLLFGTTLESIPADVPYLILDPARLESFQRRMGGDGGLKVGIVWAGRQNLVRNRKRTCGLEVFAPLAEIPGVFVYSLQIGPDADQATPWVAQGKLVDLTPHIRDFADTAALISNLDLVVTIDTSVAHLAGALARPVWTLLHYAPDWRWMLERSDSPWYPTMRLFRQKQPGDWQGVMVEVKKALQEMLP
- a CDS encoding tetratricopeptide repeat protein — translated: MTSAEDFYRSGNANATRGDYDGAIAAYLQALQLAPRQPAVLNNLGLAYVESGRLDEAKVIFERFIALDPENAEPWNNLAVVVQMAGDLETATELFRKALALNPQYAEAWYNLGFALEEQRNWSDAITCNRRAILVRTDYAEAHFNLALLHLLTGKFHEGWQEYEWRWVTKGFSTPRRHFAQPQWDGSPFPGRTLLVHMEQGFGDIIQFIRYVPMVAGRGGGVIVAGPPELRGLLASVDGVDRVLVDGDTWPEFHLHIPLMSLPLVLGTELETIPGQVPYLQPEQQKVKDWALRLESDRGFKVGLVWSGRLNTEKNRRRACPLEYFASLFGIAGISWYTLQMGEGREQLETVPFGGQIRDLTSLIKDFGDTAAFIANLDLIISIDTSVCHLAGALGKEVWTLLCRSADWRWLLDRNDSPWYPAMRLFRQEQTGDWSSVMARVEDALQECAAPRLKLYFYRSGIDYLLPPLLHAMKIPLLYDDPQGRQEVEGTRYDVLSIWQEDELGKPVSPCRDSYDEVDSPADADFIVFPERIDELLENFGGEGTARFLHQLPHFATHEEKHVFLTVHDNSDPLGIKSVIFRTSASAFNADPCTYVFPYRTEDFSRYLHYDLARMDYHTGFIGFTGSSPIRSLLMDSIMREKRLVSYLDTSERFYGHFPENELPRRRARFLEYMARSLTVLCPRGTGENTFRFFEAMSMGRIPVLVGDGCILPFASHIDYDAFIMRIPEQDVYRAGQLLYEWISRQSETELLGRCRRARQVWEKYCRYSRISPMLLGMLQRHKQRLVKDERKKM
- a CDS encoding flagellin N-terminal helical domain-containing protein, giving the protein MAINDVSLTAGMRSNLLTMQKTSDLLNRTQDRLSSGKKVNSALDNPTNYFAAQSYSQRAGDLDARKDGMSEAVQQVKAANAGITAITSLIESAKGLATSALSTSNTTTRASLAGQYDTLRQQIDKLASDSSYGGKNLLQNQNITVNFNEDATSTLSVSGFSANSTGLAMSANSNSWSADTDISSDSGKMDSAITTLRSKTQTLSANLNIITTRQDFTSSMINTLSTGADNLTLADMNQEGANMLMLQTRQSLGTTALSLSSQAAQSILRLF
- a CDS encoding flagellar biosynthesis repressor FlbT; its protein translation is MALKISLKPNERMIIGGAVIRNGGKASEFHVENKVPILREKDILGEQDATTPCRNLYLVIQLMYIDEVNLSTYNNTYWELVKALVDAAPSMTPTLDSISECIVGGNYYQALKLTRDLIDYEEELIRHAG
- the flaF gene encoding flagellar biosynthesis regulator FlaF, coding for MLANQIKEYANIQKEALTGRELEASVLTRAAQMLKHCQDNWNAPDREKKLQEALKFNQKIWSFFQAELSVPDNPLPKKLREDILSLSLFVDKRIFEIIAFPESEKLTIVIDINMNIAAGLRTGPGDDI